The stretch of DNA TACGCCCCAGACGGCGCCGCCGCCGCTTCGCGTCCCCTTTGAGGCACGCCAGGCAAGAGCTGCGCAGGAGGCCTGGGCAAGTCACCTTGGCTTGCCGGTCGAGTCGAAGAATTCCCTGCAAATCAAGTTCGTCATTATTCCGCCGGGCGAATTTCCGATGGGGAGCACCGATGCGCAAGTCGCCCAGGCGTTGAAGTGGTCCGACCCTTTCCGCATGAACGAGAATACCCGCAACCGCATCCGTGAGACGGAGCGACCGCAACACAAGGTGACGATCGAACAGCCGTTCTTGCTGGCGACGACCGAGGTCACGATCGGACAGTTCCGGCAATTCGTTGCCGAGACGAAGTACGTCACCGAGGCCGAAGTGTTCGGCAACGCCAATGCGGCCGGGCCGAGTCCTTCTACGCAGGCGGAGAAAAACGGATTCGATTGGCGTAATCCGGGCTACGCCCAAATCGAGGAAGACGCCGTCTCCCAAATCACCTGGAACGATGCCGTCGTTTTCTGCAATTGGTTGAGCAGGCGCGAGAAGCTCCGACCTAGTTACGAACGGAATGAAAAAACCGGCTGGCGATTACTCCCGGACGCCGACGGCTATCGTCTGCCGACCGAAGCCCGGTGGGAGTATGCCTGCCGGGCCGGGACGACCACGCAGTATTCCTTCGGCGACGATCCCGGAGAGTTGGAGAAGTACGGTTGGTTTCTACTGAAATCGGGGAGCAACCCCGTGCGCAAGGTGGGATCGAAACCGGCCAATCCTTTCGGCTTGTACGACATGCACGGCAACCTCTTTGAATGGTGCGAGGATCTCTACGAAGCTCGGCGCTACGACAATCCCGACGGGGAAAATACCGGTGGTGTTCCCGACGATCCACCACGAGTGCTACGCGGCGGCGACTGGTATGGAAACGCGCTGCGTTGCCGATCAGCCTTCCGGGGGTACGGGGCTCAGTCCACTCGTAGTGACGACGTCGGCTTCCGATTGATGCGACCGCT from Planctomycetia bacterium encodes:
- a CDS encoding formylglycine-generating enzyme family protein yields the protein MPVESKNSLQIKFVIIPPGEFPMGSTDAQVAQALKWSDPFRMNENTRNRIRETERPQHKVTIEQPFLLATTEVTIGQFRQFVAETKYVTEAEVFGNANAAGPSPSTQAEKNGFDWRNPGYAQIEEDAVSQITWNDAVVFCNWLSRREKLRPSYERNEKTGWRLLPDADGYRLPTEARWEYACRAGTTTQYSFGDDPGELEKYGWFLLKSGSNPVRKVGSKPANPFGLYDMHGNLFEWCEDLYEARRYDNPDGENTGGVPDDPPRVLRGGDWYGNALRCRSAFRGYGAQSTRSDDVGFRLMRPL